Below is a genomic region from Apostichopus japonicus isolate 1M-3 chromosome 7, ASM3797524v1, whole genome shotgun sequence.
CGTTGAATCTTTCTTATAACACGATCACTTTATTCTTCTTGGTCAAGAATTTATCGCCACGGCAAAAATTACCCCTGCCCAATAACTTCCGGGGCAaacttgtaaataatttttgttcttgccccgccccccccaccacccccccctgGACAATCAGGCCTTTACATTTTGGTTGTcccaaaaaaataacaatgaccaaaatgtacactgtaggagaggtGTTTGGGTTAGGTGAATAGCACACCAGCTACTGGGTGAcaccaattttatcattttatctcTTCGGGGGGGGGTATCCTAATTTACATAAATGTGTCTTTATTCCATTTTACTTCTGGTACAAAGAGTGATTCTCTTGTATTACAAACCTGACATATTTGGCATTTAAAGGATTGTCTTCAGCAGCTGTTTCTTCTGGTTTCTCGCTATCTTCCAGTCTGTTGCTAACAGACTCCACATCGCCGGGGAGAATAACAACTTTCTCTTTGATCTTTCCACTGTTAAATCTGGAGGAGATGTAAGCAAAAAAGACATTTCTTTGATGAGAACACACAAAAGATGGAAAAGAAAGGAGATCATAAGAAAAATTGGATTTAATGGAAGGTTATTTGAAGCGGTTTGCAGAGTTGATTTAGATCAAGTTAACAGCTGTTTAGTATCAAAATCCCATACCTAGAGGTGTATCCAGGGGAATGatatggggaggaggggggtgttAAAACCTACACAAAGTATTGAAAGTATTAGAAGCACAAAGTTGTGTGTAGACTTAAATTGtatacctaatttatagccaATATATGCCTTAGAATGCACTACGTCAAATctgatatttaaatatgtttcTGAGGGAGGACCACCAGACCCTACTACATGAGAGTTGCCTTCAAGACCCCAGGGCTACACCCCTCCTCTTCAAAATCCTGGCTCGTAGTCTTACTATTTTGCAGTCATACCTGGGGTTTGTTCTCGTACTCGGGACTTTATACTCGGGCTACAAGTCTGCGATTACAGCCAATAACAACTTAAGAGAAGTTAAATAAGAGCAAAACTCCTTTTTAAGACAAAAATTGATGATGGGATCAGTTCCTTAATCCAGCGCTTACTAACCTTTTAATAACATTTAACAACTATTAGTTATGATTACACTACGTTAATTACATTAACAGacattaaataatatattaaatgaaTTTCAGCGAGTACTTACGATTCTTCTGTTGGAATATTCATTCTTGCAGGAAGAACAACCAATGACCTGGCGGTGTTGGCTTTATGATCATTACCTGTGTAAAGAAAAAGTAAATCAAAGTGGCTAAAAATCGTTCTTTTTCCACTTTATTAACATACATCATTGTTATCTTTTGTAGAGGTAAGTAAAgtcttatatataaatactttaGGTGGAAGATCAAAAAGTTTAATCgataaaaaaaaccttaaagTGGCAAAATGAAACCTAGTGCATGGAGTACACAAAGTTTTTTGACCCTCCAAAAGATGTTGGTACAGAAATTATTTTGTAACAGGAAGTGCCTTTAGTTATTAGCATTTCACGCAAGCCAATTGATAACTCTAGCCCACAATTCACCTTGAACCGTTCTTCTCCATTACTTCTCCAAGATGACTTCAAGAGAGGCTTACTTCTACCAATGCAGGACTCACAATAACCAACCTAAGTGTCCATGCCAGTTGAAAAAATGCCTTCAAATCATCTGTTACCGAGGCAACTGCCGTGCCACTTTAATCAAGTTGCTGTTCGTGTCATCATAGTTATATCTCGATCCTGATTACCAAAGTAATACTGGGACTCAAAAACTTCTCCTGAGCAATATCTGGGGCAGGAAACCGCTATGATGTTGTGAAAACTTCACAATCTTATGGTTTTAACAAATGACTGCTAGAATCTTCCTGTTTTCCATTCATTTCTGTAATCATTTTTGCTCCAAGTCTGTAAATATTGCCTTTTCAAAACATAAGGATGCTTTGGCGCCGTGCCACTATAATGATAATCCAAAGTCATGTCTCTCTTGCACTGAGACGGTTGCCCAGCCCCTATCGTGTCTCAATTCTAGCCCTATGGCAGTTACATACTTTAGCAGGAGATGCATTGTTCTAGCATGATGACCTTACCATTTGATAAATCTTGTGAGGTAATACTAACGTCAGGTAAACTGGCAGGGACAGAGCTataagagaaagaagaagatcAGTGATGGCTGTCTAACATTTGGAGAtcattttgtaaacatttttcaaCCAATCAATACAATGTTTTCAAGTCTTGtcctttatatatattgaacattatTAAACTAAGTACTTTCAATTAACAGGATACTCCAGCATGTTTTCTTTTAGTGGGGGGTGGGGACTTGAATCAACTAGGATTATTATTTGACTATCTTGGCAAACAATCTCAGTACTTACGCTATCGTCCTGGGAATTCTGAGTTTCATAGGGGGAACTGGTTCTTGTTCTGTGCAAAATCAAATTTGGATGAGttacaaaagtacaaacaaacTTCTAAAACATCAGTAGAGGTTTCGATTAAATGAGTAGcagaggaggggggagggatatTAAAAAGGAtagaaattttatttttgagTGATGAAGGAGGAACACATTGCAACCAGCCTGGGCAAGTTTGGAAACTCCTTCGTTTATGGTGTTCTTGAAGATATCAATGATTGAAAGTTTCACAGTTTGTACTGTAAgtggacttgaagcaaacaggtgtgatgacCCAGTTGTacactgacagcaaaatgtttgtttctaataacATCATGTTTCAACCTTGATTAACTTTTGaagcaaaatatgaaacaaatgtGTTAGTGTACTTCTATGACATCATACCCATTAATTTGTTGAAAGTTCGACTGTTGTTatctcaaaaatgttttaacttCTGCATTAAAAGCATAATTTTCTGTAACATTATATAACTCATGCATGACAGACAAAAATAGGGGGTTACTGTGTCTCAGAAAGGAGATTACTGCAAATATGACCTGTTAGTGAGTGCAAACTACCAGAATAgcaagaaattttgaaaaagaatttgTAAAAAATTAATCTTTAAACATTCGTGGGAGGTTCCTCAACGTCTTATGCTTGACAATATTTTCTGTAACATTCATATATCTACCAATTTCTACCTATTAAATATGTGTGGGTCAGGGAATtcataatttatccagtatcactGAGCAAAGTGCTTTTAAATATGGTCAACTTGTAACAGAAATTTGAAGATGTATAATATCTCAGTAAATTTAAGGACTTGTGTTTTGCAGTATTGTCCAGTACAGTAGGCTATTTTATGAGAAACAAATTTCACAAGTTTCTCAAAACTGCTACATGAACTGTGAACAATACATCTCTAACTCTCACTTAATCATCTTCATATGCAACATGATCATCATAAATTTGAAGTTGGACTTACCAGATTGTTGCAGATTACCAACTGGATTGTAGCTTGCAACGACTGTACTAAATGGTGaaatcaaacaagaaaataGATTGGTTTAAAATATGATACATGCTGAGGTGGCCTGAATTGCAGTATGTGCTGCAACCCCTTGCTTACAGTACCTAATCCATTTTTTTCTCCCTTGAAAGTTCATCCTCATGGTCAAGTTCTCTCGGCTGATGAGTGCATATACATGTACCTCTATCACACCCCTCACCCTACTATGCACAACTTAGGCAATGTCCCAACAGGTACCAGCAGCCCTGGTAGCCAGAGTTCTTGCCAAGGGAACCAGTTTTCACAGTACAGAAGGCCTGGTGATTTTCAGTTCAGCTGGTGCTGCCAAACTACGTAGGATGCAATTTCAACAACATTGGTTTTACTCCTGCCAacacccaccccctctccctttCCAATCTCAAACTGCTTTTCCCGTTTTGATTTTGCTTAGGAACTGTAGGCCTGTTGAGTCCCACTAATGGCCAAGGTCAATTAAGGCATTGGCTAACTTTTAAGTCATAACTCACTTTAGCCAAGGGAGGCAAGTGATATACTGTAGCCAAACAAAGGCCTACGTTACGGTTGGCTTAGGCCTAACTCACAGTAGGGCAAACCATCAAAAACTTAATATAATATGACGATTAATTGTTCTCGTGAATTAAACGTTTAGAAAGTACCTTTCCGCATCTACGATCGATTTAATTTTAGATGTGCTATGCTTGGCTGAACAACCTGTCCCACAGAATTTTTCGTGAATGTCCATTAAATGTAATGCTAATTCAGAATGTGTCCATCCACCTGCACTTTTGAACTGTTGCCATCGGCAGTGTGCAGACATCAGTGATACACCAGATTTCCTTGTGCGTTGTCTTTTCGCCTTGGCCGATCTCGATTTTACCTCACGACTCGAATACATGTTTGGTCGATCACGTTTCCTATGTGCTTTGTTTTTCTGCAATAATTGTTTTGGGAATTTCTTCCGGGTGCGACATTAGACAAGGTCTTTTGTTTTGGTAAACACCACCTACACAAAGTATGACACATCAAGGAGGGTATACCAAAGTGGGGTATACACAGAACACAacagtatggaacgccaaaagggaaAATTTTGACAGCAATGTGccaataaaaagagaaaaaaagatgaCGTTCTGTTCATATCTTGATATATAATAACAGCGAAATTTTATCTGAAGTCACAACCACCTCATATGAATTTATAACGACGTAGGTTAAAATAACCACCACGTCTTTTTAAAGTGCCATCGATGTCGATTCTGGGcacaaaaccaaacaacttcCCTGTTCTCTCAATAGAACAACTGGTATGTGTACTGCCATGAAAGAGAGTGACCCGCCTGGCCAGAGTGAAAACTTCTGACTCGTGACCCACCTGTAGAATAACACAGACTATATATTGCCGTTGTTGGacgcagtggcgtagccagcttTCTCTTATTAGGGGGGCAAGATTTtttcttgaggggggggggggtggcaatcCCGTGATGGctgatggtaggaattaccatGAAATTATATGTATAATgggcacctcgtctgcacaaatacacatccaATGGTTCAGGCCTAGGTCTATATGTGAGATATGAGATATGTGAGATATACTTGAATATAATGATCTTTCAATTCCATCGTTTCGAAATACGCTATAGGGGCCCATGGTTTAAAAAATTACGGCAAAAGCGTGTgttaatgaataaataattccGCACATTATGAAAAGGATACAATCAATAAATTAGCTACTCCTATTCATTACATTTCCAGATTTCCACACAAACAAGTTCCACTAGGCCTATAGGGCCTATACGTGCAGTGAAAATTCTCCACGAGTGGCATCATTGGCCGCTGAAAATGCACATGGATTGCTAGCGCTAGTTTGTAATGGTTATACAActggccaaattattggcgcttattctgtaggacgatattgatcaacggtctccgtatgtgggtatgatgaaggcccgaaatgtgtaatatctcggccctgattaccaagttctgaccttacatGAAGAAagaacatgagccctgaggtatgaatacttgttGTTAGAACTCGAAAAAAGGAAGTATTTTGAATGAatcactggatttcatttgggggggggggggcaagaccgtagcacaaagcaaatttggggGCCCctctctggctacgccactggttggACGTAGAAGGCAAAGGGAgtaaggggaagaaagaaggggTCGGCAATGGGGATGGGAAGGGTAAAGGTAAGGTGACGAAAATGGGAATGAGAATAAAATATTATGGATAAATTAAACACTGTTGTTGGACATTATGGTACTATCGATGCTATGGGACAACTTAATCCCCTCCTATACATTATGATTTGTTCCCGAAATCCGCAGCATTAAGGTTTGGAATTAATGGTAGGCTCGATTCACTCGATCGGACCAGTTGTGGAACAGGTATCAACGGGAgcggaggtgggggtggggggttgatGGGCGATTGAGGGGTTGCATCTACCACGTGCGTAGTATACTGATAGACAGCCTAATGTAGTGTTTACATGTATTAGGCATATATATACTTTTGCCACATTCACACAGTAGACAAAGAGGTAACACTGTAGGTATCAAAGTCCGAAACCACATCCACGGTACTACTTAAAGAAATCTTCGCAACAGGGGAAACCCAAATGATTTCGTCATAATCGACTATAGTTGATCTTGTTAATATTAGTTGTATCTGGCTGTTGACGTAACAAAGTTAATTGCCACAGAGACTTGCGCAACTGGAATATTCTACGCAAACCAATGTGAAACGTAAAACGTGTGAAATGTGTACGGAAGTGTATAACGGACATGTCAATTAACGTTGTGATGATATATTGAACaattcgtcaaaatgacaagaaTATGAAAATTGACATTTAGTCAACCAGTACCAACTTATCAAAGTGacaaatatctgaaattaacGTTTGACCGAGATGCATTAACTCGTCAAACGGAGAACATTTTAAAGATAGACGTTTTGACGAAATTATACCaagatttttgttattttgccAGATTTGGAAGAGTTCAATTTTCAGGttcttgtcattttgacgagttgaTACATCTCAAAGATACAccatttttaagatttttaagaTTTTGATGAGCTGGTATGATATCGTCAAAACACCATTTTTCAGATTTGCAACGATTTGGTATGATGTCGTCAAAACGtaaatttttcagatttttgtcattacGAAGTGTTGatgcatctcgacaaaacgttAATTctcaaattttccaaatttagaTAACTTAGAATATGTCATCAAAACGTCAGTTTTCAACTTCTTGTCATATATTGACGAGTTGTTGCATCTCAACGAAACGTTAATTTACATGTCACTACTACGCTTCCGTAGATACGTGACTATACAGTTATGACGAGTGGGGATTTCCAAAAACGACGGATACTCTTACGTTACATGATgttatctttcattttcattaacGTGATATGTTTGAATGAGGATGTAGTTTATGAATTTCATAAACATACCTTAAGAGAGTAGGAGAAAGAATTTCAAAGCCACCATACTTTTATTCGATTTCTTTAAACGGGTATATATATCTAGGCTAATAGCCAGCTTGCAATCTTTAAACTTAGTTCTGATTTTCAATAGTGAATCTCACTAACGCTAGTTTGTTATACTATACCCTATATGCTGATTATATACCACTTGGAAACAGGCAGAAAAATCTATCTGGAGGTTGGAACTTAATGAATAAAACTAAAGCAAATTAAATAAGACAATAGCAACAACACCAACAACAATAACGTCAAAAACGAAGTTGTATGACTATAACACCCATGTCAACAGCCTACATATAAAGGTTAACGCTGTGTACCAGTTGTGTGTGACTCTAAGAACCTAGCTTTTCCTACATCGCCTTGGAGGTACTACGTACAAGCCTACAGAGAACTATAGAGGTTACTCAACTTATCTACAGCACTGGAAGTTTTCCGAGAACTTGGGTAAGTCCAAAATTTATTATTGAAGCAACCATGCATATATACTTTAAGAACAACGGAATGGTATAGTATCTTTCTGATATTTCTGAAATCATATGCAATACTTTACGTGTATATTTTTGTCATTTCGGTATAACTCTTAAAATgtgtaaagaa
It encodes:
- the LOC139969847 gene encoding uncharacterized protein isoform X1 translates to MYSSREVKSRSAKAKRQRTRKSGVSLMSAHCRWQQFKSAGGWTHSELALHLMDIHEKFCGTGCSAKHSTSKIKSIVDAESTVVASYNPVGNLQQSEQEPVPPMKLRIPRTIASVPASLPDVSITSQDLSNGNDHKANTARSLVVLPARMNIPTEESFNSGKIKEKVVILPGDVESVSNRLEDSEKPEETAAEDNPLNAKYVREAIGEESDGEDAAVIIVGTPGDGEDEGFDAPMHPT
- the LOC139969847 gene encoding uncharacterized protein isoform X2, translated to MERSVSILPLGLPPKELVRDWLMGYTVVASYNPVGNLQQSEQEPVPPMKLRIPRTIASVPASLPDVSITSQDLSNGNDHKANTARSLVVLPARMNIPTEESFNSGKIKEKVVILPGDVESVSNRLEDSEKPEETAAEDNPLNAKYVREAIGEESDGEDAAVIIVGTPGDGEDEGFDAPMHPT
- the LOC139969847 gene encoding uncharacterized protein isoform X3; translated protein: MERSVSILPLVVASYNPVGNLQQSEQEPVPPMKLRIPRTIASVPASLPDVSITSQDLSNGNDHKANTARSLVVLPARMNIPTEESFNSGKIKEKVVILPGDVESVSNRLEDSEKPEETAAEDNPLNAKYVREAIGEESDGEDAAVIIVGTPGDGEDEGFDAPMHPT
- the LOC139969847 gene encoding uncharacterized protein isoform X4, producing the protein MRKVVASYNPVGNLQQSEQEPVPPMKLRIPRTIASVPASLPDVSITSQDLSNGNDHKANTARSLVVLPARMNIPTEESFNSGKIKEKVVILPGDVESVSNRLEDSEKPEETAAEDNPLNAKYVREAIGEESDGEDAAVIIVGTPGDGEDEGFDAPMHPT